From the genome of Pseudomonas putida:
GAAGCTGCCAATGATAGGCGTGAGGATGAACAAGAACACCAGGACGACGAAGCTGCGCAGCATGAAGTTGATGACACGGTGTTCGTTCATGCGCGCCTCCTGTAGGCGTGGCGAACCATCAGGAACGCCGTGGCCAGCAAGGTCACGATCATCGTCGTGGCAATAACCGCCGCGCGTGGCCATTGCTGCCCCGATTTGGTCGTGTCGGTAATCAGGGTGCTCAAGGTTGGTGGTTGGCCGCCCCCCAGATAGAGCGGGCTGACAAAGTCACCGAAGGTCATGATGAAACAGAACAGTGCGGCGATGACGATGCCGACCCGCGCCGATGGAATCACTACCCCAAATACCGTGCGCAGACGGCCCGCGCGCAAGTTGTGGGCAGCTTCGATCAGCGTGCGGTCGATGTACATGAGGCTGAACAACTGCAGCAACACCACCAGCGGCAGGCACAGGGTGAAGTAACCCACATAGCTACCAAAACTGGTATTGAGCAAGGGCAACGGCCCAATCCCCAGCAACGCCAGGGCGCTATTGAGCAGCCCCTGGTCACTGAGAAAGACTTGCCAGGAATAGGTGCGCACTAGGTAACTGGTAAAAAATGGCGTGATCAACAACAGCACCAACCATTGCCGGGTCGATTCGCGGAACTTGAAGGCAATGGTATAGGCGCACGGAAAGGCTACGGCACTGATCAGCACACTGGCCCCCGCCGCCATCGCCCAGGTGTGCAAGTAGGCATCCCAGAAGTACTCGCGGCTGAACAGGTACTTCCAGTTCAGCCACTCGAACGCAGGGACCATGCGAAAGTTGCGCACCAGCCAAAAACTGATGGTCAGCAGAAACAGCAAGGGCGCTACAAAAAACAGTAACTGCCAGACCACTATCGGCAGCGACAGGATCAGCCCATACCCCGGTAAGCGCCAGGTGCGCTTGCCGAACTGCCCACGCGTGCGTGCAGGCTCCTCACTGGCGGGCAGTGGGGGCGATAGCTTGTTCGAAATCATTACGCCGCTCCTATGTAGGCGCCATCAAGCGCCCTTGTACTGCGACCAGAAGTCGTTCCAGTCCTCCAGGCTCTGCTGCATGGGGAGCGCGCGATACTGAATACGCCCCTCGCGGATGTCGTCCATGACATTGCGCTGGCCCAGTACCATGCCTTGGCGTCTGGCTTCGGCAAGGTCGGTCTTGTTCAGCAACTCCCAGCCGCGCTTATTGGGAATCAGCGCTGGGTAAGCCTCCATCTTCGCCGACTTCACCTGGCCTTCAGGGGAGGTGATGTATTGAATGAACTTCTTCGCAAGTTCCGGGCTGCGGGCTTTCTTGGCGATGCAATAAGACTCGGTCCATTGCAGGCCGCCCTCCTCGGGTATCACTGTTTTTACCGGTGCCCCGGCACGCTGCAAGACCCCGGTAATCCAGTCGCCAATGCCACACATCGCGTGGATCTGGCCGTTTTTCAGGGAGGAGAAGGTACCGCCATAATCGAAGAACCCGGCCACTTGTCCGCGTAGGCTCATGGTTTTGTCCTGGAGCCTCTTCCAGTGCGCCGCGTCGATGTCGTAGGGCAGCCTGTTGCCATTGAGCAAACTGATCTGGCCCAGGTTTGGCAGGTGCCAGTCGAAGTGGCCGACCTTGCCCTTGAGGCTATCGTCCCAGAACACCTGGTAGCTTTTCGCCTTGGACTCCGGCAGCAACTGGGTATTGAAGGCGATACCGAGAAAGCCGAAGCGGACCATGACCGAATACAGTTCATCGCCCTGCCAGTGCCCTGGAAAGTGCTGAAACTCTGGGTAGAAGTCATCGAAGGGATAATCGGCAGGGTCCAGTCGCTCGATATAGTCGGCGGCGTTGAGTTGTTGCACATACTCGGCATCCGACAGGATCAGGTCGAAGGTGCCCGGTGGTGACTGCGAAATGAGCCCCAGCATGTTATCGCCGCCGGTGTAGTACTTGGCCCGCACCTTGACCCCATGCTCGCGCTCGAAATCCGCGACGATGTCGGGCGCGGCGTGGCCTGCCCACGCCAGTATCACCAGTTCTTTTTCGGCTGCGCCAAAGGTTCTGTTCGGAAGTACCCCGGAGAGCGCCGCCACACCGGCCAAAATGCTGCTGTTCTTGATGAATGTACGGCGTGAAAAATCGGCGCGACGCGTCATGGAGATACCCTTGGTAATCAAAAGTGCCTTGGCCCAGCCGCGCTTTCGCCCCGCTTCCCCAAGGTTTTCACCGCCTGTGTGATTACCGATTGCAGCAGATTGCCATCAGGGCAAGTTGTGTTTTTCCGACCTGTAATTTGTCAAATTCGCCCCCTGCCCCACCCGACCCACCTGTACCGCAGGTCCGTCAGCATTTGTCAAATTCAGGTCGGGAACTGACAAGTGAATGTCGTTGTGATCTGATCAAATCGTTGCATGTACTGGCTCGCTGCAAACGGACTACTTCAACGAATACAAGAATAAAGAGAGATAACCGATGAACGAAAGCGTAGTGGTTGGCGAACTCACCTGGCCTGAGTACGCACAGAAGGTAGCTTCCGGCAGCACGATTTTCTTGCCGGTGGGCGCCTTGGAGCAGCACGGTCATCACATGTGCATGGAGGTGGATGTGCTATTGCCTACCGCCCTGTGCAAGGCAGTAGCGCGAGAAGTCGACGGCTTGGTGTTACCCGCCTTGGCCTATGGCTACAAGTCACAACAGAAGTCGGGAGGTGGCAACCACTTTCCCGGCACCACCAGCCTGGATGGCGCAACGCTGACCCATACCATCCAGGACATCATCCGCGAACTCGCCCGGCATGGGGCGCGCAAGCTGGTCTTGATGAATGGCCATTATGAAAACTCGATGTTCATCGTCGAAGGCATCGACCTGGCGCTGCGCGAACTGCGTTATGGCGGTATCACCGATTTCAAGGTGGTCGTTCTGTCCTACTGGGATTTCGTCAACGCGCCGGCGGTCATCGAAGAGCTCTACCCCGAAGGTTTCCTCGGCTGGGACATCGAACACGGTGGCGTTTTCGAAACTTCACTGATGCTGGCCCTGCACCCTGAAAAGGTCGACCTGAGCCGCGCCGTCGACCACCCTCCGGCAAAATTCCCACCTTACGATGTCTTCCCCATCATCCCTGAACGCACCCCCGCCTGCGGAACGCTTTCCTCGCCTAAGGGCGCCAACCGAGAAAAAGGCGAGTTGATTCTGCGAGTTTGCGTAGAGGGCATTAGCAGCGCTGTGCGGGAGGCCTTCGACCTGCAGAAATAACACCGATCTCCAGCCCAGAGCAGCACCGCCGTTCGCAGTTCACCCTCCCTCAAGAATAAAAAGGGTAATTAGCATGTCCAGCAACTCAACTCTGGCCCCCGGCCTCAAGCAGCGCCACGTCACCATGTTGTCAATCGCCGGCGCTATTGGCGCCGGCCTCTTCATCGGCTCGGGGCATGCCATTGCTGCAGCCGGTCCTGCGGCAATTCTCGCGTACATCATGTCTGGCACACTGGTCGTTCTGGTCATGCGCATGCTCGGAGAAATGGCGGTGGCCTCGCCAGATACCGGGTCATTCTCCACCTACGCCGAGCGCGCAATGGGACGTACAGCAGGCTTTACCATTGGCTGGCTGTACTGGTGGTTCTGGGTGCTGGTCATTCCAATCGAAGCCATTGCAGCAGCGGCCATTCTGCATGCCTGGTTCCCTGCGATAGAAACCTGGGAATTCGCACTGGTGGTGACCGGTTTGCTGACCGTAACCAACCTGTTCAGTGTGGCGCGCTACGGTGAATTCGAGTTTTGGTTTGCGATGCTCAAGGTTATCGCGGTGCTAGGGTTCATTGCTCTGGGTGCATTGGCACTGACAGGCGCGCTGCCCGATATTTCAGTTAGCGGTGTGGTCAACCTGAGTGATGAGTTTGGTGGTTTCATGCCCAACGGCATGACCGCTGTCATCGGTGCCATGCTCACCACCGTGTTCAGTTTCATGGGAACCGAAATTGTCACCATTGCCGCCGCCGAGTCGAAAAACCCCTCCAAGCAAATCACCCGTGCCACCAATTCCGTGGTGTGGCGAATGGGGATCTTCTACATCGTCTCGGTGTTCCTGATCATCTCCATCGTGCCCTGGAACGACCCCATGCTGGTGCAGGTCGGCTCCTATCAACGGGCCCTTGAGCTGATGAACATCCCGCACGCCAAGATGATCGTCGATATCGTCGTGCTGATTGCCGTTGCCAGTTGCCTCAACTCGGCCATCTACACCGCATCGCGCATGGTCTATTCGCTGAGCAAGCGCGGCGACGGCCCTCGCGTTCTGCAGCGCACCTCAGCGGCGGGCGTGCCAGTGATTGCAGTGCTGGCCAGTACCGCAGTGGGCTTCTTGACCACAGCACTCAATTACTTTGCTCCCGACGAGGTGTTTTCCTTCCTGCTGGCAAGTTCGGGGGCGGTAGCGCTTCTGGTCTATCTGGCAATCGCTGTTTCGCAATTGGTTCTGCGTAAACGGATGGATAGCCAAGGTACTGCGCTGGACTTCAAGATGTGGCTGTTCCCCTGGCTCAGCTACCTGGTCATCTTCTCCATCATCAGTATCTTGACGATGATGCTGATGATGCCAGGGCATCGAATGGAAGTGGTGGCAACCGGTGCGCTGGCGTTGTCCATCGTCTGCATGAGCGCCATTTTCTCGTCTAGAAGGAGCACTTCGGCCACGGTGGCGAGCAAGCCTGCCTGACCAGGCCAACTCATTACCCACCCTGCGAAGGCGTTACTTTCGCAGGTTTTTTTGCTTTTCGCCGGGGCACCTCCCAATGCTAAGGCACTGCGTGTACTATCACTCGGATAAATGCATCAACCTAAACATAATGAATTGCCGATTTACGACAAACAGACGCAGAGCACGTCATTTTTGCATTCAAGGAGTCATATTGATGGGTACGTTGAAATCCTCGCCGTCGGCACCGGCATACCCTGTCAATGATGCCCCGCCGCTGAAGGTCGTCGGTTTCCTGGTCACTCCCAATTTCACCACCATTGGCTTCGCCTCGGCGGTGGAAACCTTGCGCATGGCCAACCTGGCAGCACGCAAAACCATGTTCCAGACCCTGATCATTGCAGCCGACATGGAGCCAGTGAGTGCCAGCAACGGCATGCGAATCCTGCCCGATTTCAGTATCAAGGATGCCCCAAAGCTGGACATGCTGTTCGTGGTGGGCCCAAACCCGATAGTCTCCGACCACAATACCCGCCCCATCCTCAACTGGCTTCGCAAGTTGGCACATGACCAAGTACCATTGGGCGGAATTTGCACAGGCAGCCATTTGCTAGCGCGCGCCAATCTGCTCACGGGTTATCGGTGCACCATCCACTGGGAAGATATCGAGGCGCTAAAAGAGCGATTTCCCGGCATTATCATTTCCAACCAACTGTTCGAGCTTGACCGTGACCGTTTCACGAGCTCCGGCGGCGTGGCCTCCATGGACATGATCCTACAACTGATTGCCCGAGAACCTGGCGGACGGGACATTGCCAGTCATGCGGCTGAACTGCTGTTATGTGATCGAGTACGTGGTTCGCAAGAGCGCCAGCGCGTGCCTTTGCGGCAAAAGCTCGGCACTTCTCAGCCCAAACTCAGTCAGATTGTTACAATCATGGAAGCCAACCTTGAAGACCCGATGACCTTGGAAGAGCTTGGAGAACTAAATGAGATCTCGGTTCGGCAAATGGAGCGTTTGTTCCACAAGCATCTTCAAAACACACCGAGTCAGTATTACTTGGAACTACGCCTGACACGGGCTAGGCAACTATTGCTACACAGTGAATCCCAAGTGCGTGATATCGCCCTCGCCTGTGGTTTCATTTCGCCAGCACACTTCTCAAAGTGCTACAGTCGTTTCTTTGGTGTCTCACCAATCGGCGAGCGGAAAAAGGTAGTCTCTTCACTTCACTGAACAACCCTGTCGTTAGTTTTCGTGGCGCGGCCCAGGATTTCCTCGCCATGCTCCCCTCAGCTGGCCCGCAATGTGAGGGCATCCAAGTGAATGTGCGCTCCACGAGGGCGCCACCACAATTCTGCAGGGGAATCTCGGTCATTCCGCACAGTTTTGGACCATCACTTGGATCTGGCTAGATGTCATGCCATTCAGGACGAAGCGGACTACGCTTGCTACGCAGGCGCGCATTGATGATGTTCATGTCATTATTCCTTACCTCGGGCGACAGACATGTGCCATACCATAATAGCGATCGAAGCATTCATACGAAAAAGTGGATCGTCCAGGGATTTTCCACTCAGTTGTTCGATGCGCTGGATACGTTGATTGATGGTGTTACGGTGAAGTCCCAGGCGCTGGGCAGCCTTGAGCCCGTTGCCATTTTCCTTGAGCAAAGCGTCGAGGGTATGCACGAGTACTTTAGGGTGTTTACGGCCGGCCACGAACAACGGGCCGAGTGTCTTTTCGACGAAGTCGTCGATGAGCGTGCGGTCGACTACCCCCTGCAGCAAACCCAACACGCCCAACTCGTTGAAATCGCAGTAACCGCTCTCCGGGCGCAGTTTCTGCGCCACATTCAGCGCCTGGCGCGCTTCGTTGAGCACTCGGCGGTAATGACCACAATCTTCAGCAACGCTCGACAGGCCCATGTACATATCCAACTCCCCTGCCACTCCGATCAGTTGCCGACGCAACGTGGTCAAGGCTGCCGTTAGGTCATCGGCATCCGCCAGCAGTAGCACGAAGAGGTCGCCCGGCATCTCTACCGTCATCGTTCCCGGGCGGCTGCGATCCCAGGCTTCAAGTTGGTCTTCCATGGACTGGCGAGTGGCTTGCCACAGCTGCTCGCCTTGGGCCAAGCCTTGGCGCTCAAACAGCGTCTCGATACCTGACAAGCGCAGCACGACCAGTCGCCGTGGAATATCAAGCATCAGTTGCAGATGCGCAGCCCGCTGTCGGGCAATGGCCAGACTCGGGTAATCTCCGGTCAGCAACTGGCCGAGAATGTGGTTACGTGAGCGCCGCACTTGAGTCATATGCATCAGGGCCGTATCGATCAGGTGGGTCACAAACACCAACTTCAGCGGAGAGGGCTGCTCGATCAGCGACAAGCCCAACTGTTCAGCACGAGCGATCACTGCAGACGGGATGCACTGGGGAAACGGGCCTCCAGTAAGAACCACCATCCCGGCAATACCCAACACAGCACCAGTCTCGACCAAAGTGAGTAGCTTGCGTTCGTCACATAGGTAATTGATTTCCGAAATAAATACTAGTTCGCCGCCCATTTTACACGCGGTGATACCCTCATTTCCCGCCACGTAGGACCAGCATACTCGCCGTTGCAAGTAAAGCTCGCCTGCACGGACCCTCATGTCTTCCAAGCCGGGCAGGTTCAGGACCTCACCCAGAGTCAAGCTCATGGCTCGACACCCGCCAGGCTCTGCATCTGACGCCCTCTAACTGGCTCGCACATGAGAATGTCGGGCTGTACCATGGCGTCACTGCTCGCCGAAGATATCAACTTTAGAAATTGAAAGGACATGCCAGTACTGCTCCTACGCCATGACCGAATTGCGCATGCGGTTAAGTCTCAGCAAGTTCATCGACGACCATGCCGGGGACTTGTAATAGAGATGCTACCTGAAATCGTTCATGATCACTCCCTCAAACGGCGAGATGACTGCGATCAACAGCACCAAGTATCGAGATGCCCTCCCGTACATTCCATCTACTCTCACGACGTTGGAGATAATCCCATCAAGCTTCATGCACTCGACGACCACGCGGACGTATGACCAAGTTTCCGGTGGAGTGATGCTCACCCCCTATCCAAACGTTACAGCTTAGTGCTCGCTTTCTCTACGATCTCTTAGCAACATCTACGTGAGCAACCGAGCGGCCTCGCCCTGCTGGTGCTCAACACTGCCCGGTATCAAGCGACATCACTGACCGTGCCCGCCGCCGCACGCCGCTACACCTTGCAAGCAACCAACGCTGACCGACAAAACGGTGACGTTCAATGGCAGACTCCTAAAGCTCGGCACCAACGATGAAATGCCGACAATGGACTTTGTGCCGACCAAAGCCGGCAAACTGGCCCTCGAGTCGGCAAGCGATACTTTCCTGAGCCTGCCATCCGCTGGAAATGAGACCTGCAATTACATTAGCCCTGAATTGGCCGGCCTCTTTCGGCCGTCTGGTGGTCATCCCGGCACTGCCCACCTTTTACCAAATCTACCACGAGATCATGCTGGAGATCGGCATCGGTGACCGAATGATTGATCTGGTACAAGAAGGCGTCGATTGTGTGGTCAGAGTCGGCGAACTGTCGGACTCAACCTTGGTCGCGCACCCTTTGCCCCCGTTGCGCCAGGTCACCTGCGGTAGTACCGACTATGTGGCCCGTTATTGCCTTCCCTCCAAGCTCGAACAACTCGAAGGGCAGCGTTGCGTGGACTACCTATCGGCCACCACCGGCAAGCTGCAACATTTGGAGTTCTGCGTCCACGGCCAGGTGTTGCTTCGCACCCTGCCAGCCAGCCTGGCGGTCAACAATGGAGAATCTTATGTGGCTGCCTGCGAGGCTAACTTCGGCCTCGTCCAAGTCCCTTATTACCATGTCGCCCGTCAACTGGAACACGGGAGCTTGATCGAAGTACTGCCCCAGCATCGACCGCCGGATTTACCCATCACCATCCTCTACCCCCACCATCGACGTCTAACGCCACGCTTGCGGGTGTTTATCGACTGGCTGGATGCGCAGTGCAGAAACCCAAACATTTGAATACAACCTCAGGCGTGGTGATCAGTCAGTACGGTGCGATCTACTGAAAGCCTGCTGCTTTCGGTGCGAATGATCCTGTGTGACTGGATAGGAAGTCGAATCAAGGCTTGCCACCTGAAATCACATCCAGCGAGCCCGCAATCTTAATCTGCTGGTGCGAGTATCGGTGCTCGCTAGTCGTTTCAGATCTGAAGCAGGTAGAGGTTTGTGCGAACATCGTGAAATCTCAAAAAGCAGTAGGATGGGATAGCGTAGGAACTGTGAAATACAATGACTGTTATAAAATATCAGACGTATCAACTTATTGCGGGACGAACGGAAGCGGAGTTATTGCGCTGAAATTCAGTAGAGATAACGCAAATGGCAGCACAACACCTTAAAGCTCTTGACCAAACCGCCTAGCAAGGCGGTTTTTATTAGACCAAAGTATTATTGCCTTGGGCAAAGAATTATTTCTAGTGTCGTGAAACACCAAAAGCAGGAAGCAAAGGATGCGACAGAAAATTATCGAAATCCATCGCATTTCATCGGTTCAGGACTGGTATTTCGACTTGGACAGTGGAAATGACCCGAACGATTATGAGGGAATTGTCTGCTTGGCGTTAGTCACCACTATGGATCTCGACGATGAAGACCATAGGATAGAAAAGAAAATTGTCCCGGTAGAATCACAAGACTTTTATGCTTTTCGAGTCGGAGAGATTTACCAACTAAAATCTGAGGCTCTGGTCAGAGGAAATCACATTCGAATGCGCAATCCAAAATGATACGCGCTTTGCGCCGTGTTGGTTTGAATACCAATGGCGCATTCCAGAGCAAAATTTTAAGTGCATGTGTGAACAGCCTTTGCCAAGATGTTCTCTCACGGGCTATTATCCCTGATATAGTTAAATTCCAACTTTTGTCTCACCAAGACTTTCGTGCGATGGCAAATAAATTGACAGCCTTGTAGGTTGTGTATATGCTTGGGAAAAGAGGAGTGCGTGGCAATGGATAAAGCAAAGGATTATGAAGGCGCAGTCATTCAGATCAATAATTCAATTCGTGAATTAGAAAAGATAATTCTATCCGACCGAATCGAAGGGGTTAAAGTCTTAGAGTTTTTCCTTTCTTTCAATCCTGCAATATTTAATCAAGACGATTTGAGCATTAAAATGGATGCATGGCGATTTCTTGATGGGCATTGCAAAGCTCATGCACGCCTGATTGTTGAACAAAGCATATCCTTTGATATACCCATCTGGAAAACCTATCGGGAGAAAATCCAAAAGGTGATTGACCTTAGAAGAGAAGTTTTCTCGGTCTAAGAAAAATTCTTGGATTAGGAGGGAGAAGGATTCGCCAAGATGCTCCCCTTACGGGGTTGTTTAACCAAAGGCAAAAGCATCATCCTCTCCAGTGTAGAACATCCCTCGGGCCATTTCTGGTGGGATTTCTATTTGCTGTTCAGTTCGTAGCAGGGACTGCTGAAAATCAGCCAGTAG
Proteins encoded in this window:
- a CDS encoding ABC transporter permease, which gives rise to MISNKLSPPLPASEEPARTRGQFGKRTWRLPGYGLILSLPIVVWQLLFFVAPLLFLLTISFWLVRNFRMVPAFEWLNWKYLFSREYFWDAYLHTWAMAAGASVLISAVAFPCAYTIAFKFRESTRQWLVLLLITPFFTSYLVRTYSWQVFLSDQGLLNSALALLGIGPLPLLNTSFGSYVGYFTLCLPLVVLLQLFSLMYIDRTLIEAAHNLRAGRLRTVFGVVIPSARVGIVIAALFCFIMTFGDFVSPLYLGGGQPPTLSTLITDTTKSGQQWPRAAVIATTMIVTLLATAFLMVRHAYRRRA
- a CDS encoding polyamine ABC transporter substrate-binding protein; amino-acid sequence: MTRRADFSRRTFIKNSSILAGVAALSGVLPNRTFGAAEKELVILAWAGHAAPDIVADFEREHGVKVRAKYYTGGDNMLGLISQSPPGTFDLILSDAEYVQQLNAADYIERLDPADYPFDDFYPEFQHFPGHWQGDELYSVMVRFGFLGIAFNTQLLPESKAKSYQVFWDDSLKGKVGHFDWHLPNLGQISLLNGNRLPYDIDAAHWKRLQDKTMSLRGQVAGFFDYGGTFSSLKNGQIHAMCGIGDWITGVLQRAGAPVKTVIPEEGGLQWTESYCIAKKARSPELAKKFIQYITSPEGQVKSAKMEAYPALIPNKRGWELLNKTDLAEARRQGMVLGQRNVMDDIREGRIQYRALPMQQSLEDWNDFWSQYKGA
- a CDS encoding creatininase, encoding MNESVVVGELTWPEYAQKVASGSTIFLPVGALEQHGHHMCMEVDVLLPTALCKAVAREVDGLVLPALAYGYKSQQKSGGGNHFPGTTSLDGATLTHTIQDIIRELARHGARKLVLMNGHYENSMFIVEGIDLALRELRYGGITDFKVVVLSYWDFVNAPAVIEELYPEGFLGWDIEHGGVFETSLMLALHPEKVDLSRAVDHPPAKFPPYDVFPIIPERTPACGTLSSPKGANREKGELILRVCVEGISSAVREAFDLQK
- the gabP gene encoding GABA permease gives rise to the protein MSSNSTLAPGLKQRHVTMLSIAGAIGAGLFIGSGHAIAAAGPAAILAYIMSGTLVVLVMRMLGEMAVASPDTGSFSTYAERAMGRTAGFTIGWLYWWFWVLVIPIEAIAAAAILHAWFPAIETWEFALVVTGLLTVTNLFSVARYGEFEFWFAMLKVIAVLGFIALGALALTGALPDISVSGVVNLSDEFGGFMPNGMTAVIGAMLTTVFSFMGTEIVTIAAAESKNPSKQITRATNSVVWRMGIFYIVSVFLIISIVPWNDPMLVQVGSYQRALELMNIPHAKMIVDIVVLIAVASCLNSAIYTASRMVYSLSKRGDGPRVLQRTSAAGVPVIAVLASTAVGFLTTALNYFAPDEVFSFLLASSGAVALLVYLAIAVSQLVLRKRMDSQGTALDFKMWLFPWLSYLVIFSIISILTMMLMMPGHRMEVVATGALALSIVCMSAIFSSRRSTSATVASKPA
- a CDS encoding GlxA family transcriptional regulator; amino-acid sequence: MGTLKSSPSAPAYPVNDAPPLKVVGFLVTPNFTTIGFASAVETLRMANLAARKTMFQTLIIAADMEPVSASNGMRILPDFSIKDAPKLDMLFVVGPNPIVSDHNTRPILNWLRKLAHDQVPLGGICTGSHLLARANLLTGYRCTIHWEDIEALKERFPGIIISNQLFELDRDRFTSSGGVASMDMILQLIAREPGGRDIASHAAELLLCDRVRGSQERQRVPLRQKLGTSQPKLSQIVTIMEANLEDPMTLEELGELNEISVRQMERLFHKHLQNTPSQYYLELRLTRARQLLLHSESQVRDIALACGFISPAHFSKCYSRFFGVSPIGERKKVVSSLH
- a CDS encoding PucR family transcriptional regulator, with product MSLTLGEVLNLPGLEDMRVRAGELYLQRRVCWSYVAGNEGITACKMGGELVFISEINYLCDERKLLTLVETGAVLGIAGMVVLTGGPFPQCIPSAVIARAEQLGLSLIEQPSPLKLVFVTHLIDTALMHMTQVRRSRNHILGQLLTGDYPSLAIARQRAAHLQLMLDIPRRLVVLRLSGIETLFERQGLAQGEQLWQATRQSMEDQLEAWDRSRPGTMTVEMPGDLFVLLLADADDLTAALTTLRRQLIGVAGELDMYMGLSSVAEDCGHYRRVLNEARQALNVAQKLRPESGYCDFNELGVLGLLQGVVDRTLIDDFVEKTLGPLFVAGRKHPKVLVHTLDALLKENGNGLKAAQRLGLHRNTINQRIQRIEQLSGKSLDDPLFRMNASIAIMVWHMSVARGKE
- a CDS encoding LysR substrate-binding domain-containing protein, translating into MRPAITLALNWPASFGRLVVIPALPTFYQIYHEIMLEIGIGDRMIDLVQEGVDCVVRVGELSDSTLVAHPLPPLRQVTCGSTDYVARYCLPSKLEQLEGQRCVDYLSATTGKLQHLEFCVHGQVLLRTLPASLAVNNGESYVAACEANFGLVQVPYYHVARQLEHGSLIEVLPQHRPPDLPITILYPHHRRLTPRLRVFIDWLDAQCRNPNI